From Vitis vinifera cultivar Pinot Noir 40024 chromosome 3, ASM3070453v1, the proteins below share one genomic window:
- the LOC104878957 gene encoding serine/threonine-protein kinase BLUS1, protein MAQEGGNDEEKWWLCIDKTGTLCRTKNVVSDPACMVIMEPNSGNQDWTNKYWTTHIIGAASGATVYKASFYPDFETLEALPDYETFVAIKVFKAKQTTEIQKLKQELQHSAFLAGHPHPNIIRIKTEFAVGDNLYVVMPFMAWGSLQSIISSRFPEGFPEECVRIALRETLKGLSYIHRMGQLHKNVDARYIFLCPYTPAIKLAFAASLYEQNTNFLGHGPSYAMPHCMWPAPEASLNYTSKADVWLVGITALQLGYGLRVANHNSMVAMVKNLRGNYPMEDQKFSKSFKHLVALCLDPNPSRRPQPDQLLRHRFFGNCQDVCYFSNMVKPPEQQNGRNLEVRRS, encoded by the coding sequence ATGGCCCAAGAAGGTGGCAATGATGAAGAAAAGTGGTGGCTGTGCATCGACAAGACTGGAACACTATGCAGAACAAAAAATGTTGTAAGCGATCCagcatgcatggtgatcatggAACCCAACTCCGGAAACCAGGACTGGACCAACAAGTACTGGACCACCCATATCATTGGAGCTGCATCTGGAGCTACCGTCTATAAAGCTTCCTTCTATCCGGACTTCGAGACTTTGGAAGCTTTGCCTGATTACGAAACCTTTGTAGCCATCAAAGTCTTCAAGGCCAAACAAACAACTGAGATACAGAAGCTGAAGCAAGAACTCCAACACAGTGCCTTTCTTGCTGGTCATCCTCACCCCAACATAATCCGAATCAAAACCGAATTCGCTGTCGGTGATAATCTTTATGTCGTGATGCCTTTCATGGCTTGGGGTTCCCTTCAATCCATTATATCTTCTCGCTTCCCAGAGGGTTTTCCCGAAGAATGCGTCCGCATAGCTCTCAGAGAAACCCTAAAGGGCTTATCATATATCCATCGGATGGGCCAGCTTCATAAAAATGTGGACGCCAGGTACATCTTTCTTTGCCCATATACGCCAGCTATAAAGCTCGCCTTTGCAGCATCCCTCTACGAACAAAATACCAACTTCCTTGGTCATGGACCCTCTTATGCCATGCCTCACTGTATGTGGCCAGCACCCGAGGCCAGTCTGAATTACACTAGCAAGGCTGACGTATGGCTTGTTGGCATCACTGCATTGCAGCTGGGATATGGACTAAGAGTAGCCAATCATAACAGTATGGTTGCCATGGTCAAGAATTTGAGAGGAAATTACCCAATGGAAGACCAAAAGTTCTCCAAATCTTTTAAGCATTTGGTGGCCCTATGCCTAGATCCAAACCCATCAAGACGGCCACAGCCAGACCAGCTGCTAAGGCATAGATTCTTCGGTAACTGTCAGGATGTTTGTTACTTTTCAAATATGGTAAAGCCACCAGAACAACAGAATGGAAGAAATTTGGAGGTACGAAGATCATGA
- the LOC100258171 gene encoding uncharacterized protein LOC100258171 isoform X2, with amino-acid sequence MTTRRTLEKTVSHVLELVDKVSKKPVDPDKKPVNPIYDEIKKWFEENKDLFPKLKHFEDELKSKIAELEQAIDNAVYDDGKRDAEIVQGIDKCLRSIKDLISEINLDKYEVPQPRKEEAQSDGRKMSDEWLALGIEESILESPAMTTLELSYTILDLPLKMCLLCFAIFPEKAIIMKRQLIYWWIGEGFVRKTKEKTAEEMGEEYFQKLIDMGLIYPKYKKAKQYKKAKQDKKESPESPESPESPESPESPVVDSCTMHPWIRRMVITVAKKAEFFDLDRRGAPTAVSSQSRRICFAKDLEINQTVTPPNTDESEDQQTSLPWFNRDQKYQLPFVTLFNIDQKYVDIKEEWFSKLNRVSVLQLGRWQHAADHHIEVENQDFLKHLGALTHLKYLSLRGMSRITELPSSVVDLVLLQILDLRACHNLERLPPDISSLRKLTHLDLSECYLLESMPKGLDKLFSLQVLKGFVIETSRRRSGKLVDLSQLKKLRKLSIYIGSQDLAQQEELHSLKDIQNLRVLTITWKEVAEVKPKGSAQSEEENERHAGKSFSFPSKLEKLDLRCIPFKNQPEWLKPSLLFNLKSLYIRGGKLDGLATETNQKWKVKILRLKYLNAFQTDDKILLKDFPDLKYFEKINTLKGDEVWGKESYEEDEKSGENKANETKQDTPIQGEEKMIGEMKASHIQESSQILKQESETKQGCIRWIRSCSTCFEQNSGKEEEEEMTTEKSREPVKGDNNQVPNKIEDEKASSSKVSTNEPKPTSTSVGKEETKADTKVQETKTLVKQGDNDQVPNKVEGEKANSSKAKEETKADTKVQESKGPMKQGDNDQVPNKVEGENPSTSKELTNEPNLTSTIVRKEETKADSKVEESKGLVKQGDNDQVVNKAVEGSTNKLISDKSRLVSPIMNE; translated from the exons ATGACTACACGAAGAACACTTGAAAAAACCGTGTCGCATGTGCTTGAACTTGTTGATAAAGTCAGCAAGAAACCTGTGGATCCCGACAAGAAACCTGTGAACCCTATCTATGACGAAATAAAAAAGTGGTTCGAAGAAAACAAAGACTTGTTTCCTAAACTGAAGCACTTTGAGGACGAGCTGAAGAGCAAGATTGCCGAACTTGAACAAGCTATCGACAATGCTGTATATGATGATGGCAAGCGAGATGCTGAAATTGTTCAAG GCATCGATAAATGCTTGCGGAGCATAAAAGATTTGATTTCCGAAATCAACCTTGATAAGTACGAAGTGCCGCAACCGCGGAAAGAAGAAGCTCAATCTGATGGGAGGAAAATGTCTGATGAATGGTTAGCTTTAGGCATCGAGGAGAGTATTCTTGAATCCCCAGCAATGACTACTCTCGAGCTTAGCTACACTATTCTTGATCTTCCGCTGAAGATGTGTTTGCTATGCTTTGCAATTTTTCCAGAAAAAGCCATCATCATGAAGAGGCAACTGATTTACTGGTGGATCGGGGAGGGCTTTGTCAGGAAGACCAAGGAGAAAACTGCAGAGGAAATGGGAGAAGAATACTTCCAAAAGCTGATAGACATGGGCTTGATATATCCAAAATACAAGAAAGCTAAGCAGTACAAGAAAGCTAAGCAGGATAAAAAAGAAAGTCCAGAAAGTCCAGAAAGCCCAGAAAGCCCAGAAAGTCCAGAAAGTCCAGTCGTGGACAGCTGCACAATGCACCCTTGGATTCGGCGTATGGTGATCACAGTCGCTAAAAAGGCCGAGTTCTTTGATCTGGATAGGAGAGGGGCACCAACTGCTGTTTCTTCTCAATCACGCCGCATATGCTTTGCAAAGGATTTGGAGATCAATCAAACGGTAACTCCCCCAAATACAGATGAATCGGAAGATCAGCAGACCTCTTTACCTTGGTTCAATAGAGATCAGAAATATCAGCTGCCCTTTGTAACTTTGTTCAATATAGATCAGAAATATGTGGATATTAAAGAGGAGTGGTTTTCCAAGTTGAATAGGGTTTCAGTTCTTCAACTGGGGAGGTGGCAGCATGCTGCAGATCATCATATCGAAGTGGAAAACCAAGATTTCTTGAAACACTTGGGGGCTTTGACGCACCTCAAGTATCTCAGCCTCCGAGGAATGTCAAGAATAACTGAGCTACCTTCTTCAGTTGTTGATCTTGTTCTCCTCCAAATCCTTGATCTCAGGGCATGTCACAATTTGGAGAGGTTGCCTCCGGATATCTCATCATTGAGGAAGCTCACACACTTGGATCTCTCAGAGTGTTACTTGCTCGAAAGCATGCCCAAGGGTCTTGACAAGTTATTTTCTCTGCAAGTGCTGAAAGGATTTGTGATAGAAACTTCAAGAAGAAGATCTGGCAAGCTGGTGGATCTTTCTCAGTTGAAGAAACTACGGAAGCTAAGCATATATATAGGAAGCCAAGATCTTGCTCAACAAGAAGAGCTTCATAGCTTGAAAGATATTCAAAATCTTCGGGTCCTAACAATAACATGGAAAGAAGTGGCAGAAGTAAAGCCAAAAGGTTCTGCACAGTCCGAGGAAGAAAATGAACGACATGCAGGGAAGTCCTTCTCATTCCCTTCAAAATTAGAGAAACTCGACCTTCGGTGCATCCCTTTTAAAAATCAACCAGAATGGTTGAAGCCTAGCCtcttattcaatttaaaaagtttatatatCAGAGGAGGGAAACTCGATGGTTTGGCTACAGAAACAAATCAGAAGTGGAAGGTCAAGATTCTACGTCTGAAATATCTGAACGCCTTCCAGACGGACGATAAAATATTGTTGAAAGATTTTCCTGATCTgaaatattttgagaaaataaataccTTGAAAGGGGACGAAGTTTGGGGAAAAGAATcttatgaagaagatgaaaagaGTGGAGAAAACAAAGCTAATGAGACAAAACAAGATACTCCAATTcag GGTGAGGAGAAGATGATCGGGGAGATGAAAGCGAGCCATATCCAAGAATCTAGCCAAATTCTGAAACAAG AAAGCGAAACCAAGCAAGGTTGTATCAGATGGATCAGATCATGTAGCACATGCTTCG AACAAAACAGTGGaaaggaggaggaagaagaaatgaCAACAGAAAAATCTAGGGAACCTGTGAAAGGAG ATAATAATCAAGTGCCAAACAAAATTGAGGATGAAAAAGCAAGCTCCAGCAAGGTATCAACAAATGAACCAAAGCCTACATCTACTAGTGTG GGTAAGGAAGAGACCAAAGCAGATACCAAAGTTCAAGAAACCAAGACACTTGTGAAACAAGGAG ATAATGATCAAGTTCCCAACAAAGTTGAGGGTGAAAAAGCAAACTCCAGCAAG GCTAAGGAAGAGACCAAAGCAGATACAAAAGTTCAAGAATCCAAGGGACCTATGAAACAAGGAG ATAACGATCAAGTGCCAAACAAAGTTGAGGGTGAAAACCCAAGCACCAGCAAGGAATTGACGAATGAACCAAATCTTACATCTACTATTGTG CGCAAGGAAGAGACCAAAGCAGATAGCAAAGTTGAAGAATCCAAGGGACTTGTGAAACAAGGAG ATAATGATCAAGTGGTGAACAAAGCTGTGGAGGGAAGCACAAATAAGCTCATATCAGATAAATCTCGTCTTGTTTCTCCTATTATg AATGAATAG
- the LOC100258171 gene encoding uncharacterized protein LOC100258171 isoform X1 translates to MTTRRTLEKTVSHVLELVDKVSKKPVDPDKKPVNPIYDEIKKWFEENKDLFPKLKHFEDELKSKIAELEQAIDNAVYDDGKRDAEIVQGIDKCLRSIKDLISEINLDKYEVPQPRKEEAQSDGRKMSDEWLALGIEESILESPAMTTLELSYTILDLPLKMCLLCFAIFPEKAIIMKRQLIYWWIGEGFVRKTKEKTAEEMGEEYFQKLIDMGLIYPKYKKAKQYKKAKQDKKESPESPESPESPESPESPVVDSCTMHPWIRRMVITVAKKAEFFDLDRRGAPTAVSSQSRRICFAKDLEINQTVTPPNTDESEDQQTSLPWFNRDQKYQLPFVTLFNIDQKYVDIKEEWFSKLNRVSVLQLGRWQHAADHHIEVENQDFLKHLGALTHLKYLSLRGMSRITELPSSVVDLVLLQILDLRACHNLERLPPDISSLRKLTHLDLSECYLLESMPKGLDKLFSLQVLKGFVIETSRRRSGKLVDLSQLKKLRKLSIYIGSQDLAQQEELHSLKDIQNLRVLTITWKEVAEVKPKGSAQSEEENERHAGKSFSFPSKLEKLDLRCIPFKNQPEWLKPSLLFNLKSLYIRGGKLDGLATETNQKWKVKILRLKYLNAFQTDDKILLKDFPDLKYFEKINTLKGDEVWGKESYEEDEKSGENKANETKQDTPIQGEEKMIGEMKASHIQESSQILKQDDDKVLSNAVTPESETKQGCIRWIRSCSTCFEQNSGKEEEEEMTTEKSREPVKGDNNQVPNKIEDEKASSSKVSTNEPKPTSTSVGKEETKADTKVQETKTLVKQGDNDQVPNKVEGEKANSSKAKEETKADTKVQESKGPMKQGDNDQVPNKVEGENPSTSKELTNEPNLTSTIVRKEETKADSKVEESKGLVKQGDNDQVVNKAVEGSTNKLISDKSRLVSPIMNE, encoded by the exons ATGACTACACGAAGAACACTTGAAAAAACCGTGTCGCATGTGCTTGAACTTGTTGATAAAGTCAGCAAGAAACCTGTGGATCCCGACAAGAAACCTGTGAACCCTATCTATGACGAAATAAAAAAGTGGTTCGAAGAAAACAAAGACTTGTTTCCTAAACTGAAGCACTTTGAGGACGAGCTGAAGAGCAAGATTGCCGAACTTGAACAAGCTATCGACAATGCTGTATATGATGATGGCAAGCGAGATGCTGAAATTGTTCAAG GCATCGATAAATGCTTGCGGAGCATAAAAGATTTGATTTCCGAAATCAACCTTGATAAGTACGAAGTGCCGCAACCGCGGAAAGAAGAAGCTCAATCTGATGGGAGGAAAATGTCTGATGAATGGTTAGCTTTAGGCATCGAGGAGAGTATTCTTGAATCCCCAGCAATGACTACTCTCGAGCTTAGCTACACTATTCTTGATCTTCCGCTGAAGATGTGTTTGCTATGCTTTGCAATTTTTCCAGAAAAAGCCATCATCATGAAGAGGCAACTGATTTACTGGTGGATCGGGGAGGGCTTTGTCAGGAAGACCAAGGAGAAAACTGCAGAGGAAATGGGAGAAGAATACTTCCAAAAGCTGATAGACATGGGCTTGATATATCCAAAATACAAGAAAGCTAAGCAGTACAAGAAAGCTAAGCAGGATAAAAAAGAAAGTCCAGAAAGTCCAGAAAGCCCAGAAAGCCCAGAAAGTCCAGAAAGTCCAGTCGTGGACAGCTGCACAATGCACCCTTGGATTCGGCGTATGGTGATCACAGTCGCTAAAAAGGCCGAGTTCTTTGATCTGGATAGGAGAGGGGCACCAACTGCTGTTTCTTCTCAATCACGCCGCATATGCTTTGCAAAGGATTTGGAGATCAATCAAACGGTAACTCCCCCAAATACAGATGAATCGGAAGATCAGCAGACCTCTTTACCTTGGTTCAATAGAGATCAGAAATATCAGCTGCCCTTTGTAACTTTGTTCAATATAGATCAGAAATATGTGGATATTAAAGAGGAGTGGTTTTCCAAGTTGAATAGGGTTTCAGTTCTTCAACTGGGGAGGTGGCAGCATGCTGCAGATCATCATATCGAAGTGGAAAACCAAGATTTCTTGAAACACTTGGGGGCTTTGACGCACCTCAAGTATCTCAGCCTCCGAGGAATGTCAAGAATAACTGAGCTACCTTCTTCAGTTGTTGATCTTGTTCTCCTCCAAATCCTTGATCTCAGGGCATGTCACAATTTGGAGAGGTTGCCTCCGGATATCTCATCATTGAGGAAGCTCACACACTTGGATCTCTCAGAGTGTTACTTGCTCGAAAGCATGCCCAAGGGTCTTGACAAGTTATTTTCTCTGCAAGTGCTGAAAGGATTTGTGATAGAAACTTCAAGAAGAAGATCTGGCAAGCTGGTGGATCTTTCTCAGTTGAAGAAACTACGGAAGCTAAGCATATATATAGGAAGCCAAGATCTTGCTCAACAAGAAGAGCTTCATAGCTTGAAAGATATTCAAAATCTTCGGGTCCTAACAATAACATGGAAAGAAGTGGCAGAAGTAAAGCCAAAAGGTTCTGCACAGTCCGAGGAAGAAAATGAACGACATGCAGGGAAGTCCTTCTCATTCCCTTCAAAATTAGAGAAACTCGACCTTCGGTGCATCCCTTTTAAAAATCAACCAGAATGGTTGAAGCCTAGCCtcttattcaatttaaaaagtttatatatCAGAGGAGGGAAACTCGATGGTTTGGCTACAGAAACAAATCAGAAGTGGAAGGTCAAGATTCTACGTCTGAAATATCTGAACGCCTTCCAGACGGACGATAAAATATTGTTGAAAGATTTTCCTGATCTgaaatattttgagaaaataaataccTTGAAAGGGGACGAAGTTTGGGGAAAAGAATcttatgaagaagatgaaaagaGTGGAGAAAACAAAGCTAATGAGACAAAACAAGATACTCCAATTcag GGTGAGGAGAAGATGATCGGGGAGATGAAAGCGAGCCATATCCAAGAATCTAGCCAAATTCTGAAACAAG ATGATGACAAAGTGTTGAGCAATGCTGTAACTCCAGAAAGCGAAACCAAGCAAGGTTGTATCAGATGGATCAGATCATGTAGCACATGCTTCG AACAAAACAGTGGaaaggaggaggaagaagaaatgaCAACAGAAAAATCTAGGGAACCTGTGAAAGGAG ATAATAATCAAGTGCCAAACAAAATTGAGGATGAAAAAGCAAGCTCCAGCAAGGTATCAACAAATGAACCAAAGCCTACATCTACTAGTGTG GGTAAGGAAGAGACCAAAGCAGATACCAAAGTTCAAGAAACCAAGACACTTGTGAAACAAGGAG ATAATGATCAAGTTCCCAACAAAGTTGAGGGTGAAAAAGCAAACTCCAGCAAG GCTAAGGAAGAGACCAAAGCAGATACAAAAGTTCAAGAATCCAAGGGACCTATGAAACAAGGAG ATAACGATCAAGTGCCAAACAAAGTTGAGGGTGAAAACCCAAGCACCAGCAAGGAATTGACGAATGAACCAAATCTTACATCTACTATTGTG CGCAAGGAAGAGACCAAAGCAGATAGCAAAGTTGAAGAATCCAAGGGACTTGTGAAACAAGGAG ATAATGATCAAGTGGTGAACAAAGCTGTGGAGGGAAGCACAAATAAGCTCATATCAGATAAATCTCGTCTTGTTTCTCCTATTATg AATGAATAG
- the LOC100261535 gene encoding 7-deoxyloganetin glucosyltransferase translates to MASIRASDKPHAVCIPYPSQGHVNPLLQMAKLLHSRGFFITFVNTEHNHKRLLRSKGPNYLDGFPDFRFETIPDGLPPSDADITQPTASVCESTSKNSLAPFCNLISKLNDPSSSAGPPVTCIVSDGVMSFTLDAAEKFGVPEVLFWTTSACGFLGYRHYRDLLQRGLIPLKDESCLTNGYLDTIVDSIPGMMKTIRLRDFPAFFKTTDPNDIMLNFLIAEAERANKASAIILNTFDALEKDVLDALRATLPPVYTIGPLQHLVHQISDDKLKFFGSSLWKEQPECLQWLDSKEPNSVVYVNFGSVIVMTPQQLTELAWGLANSNKPFLWIIRPDLVPGDSAPLPPEFVTETRDRGLLASWCPQEQVLKHPAVGGFVTHSGWNSTSEGICGGVPLICMPFRAEQPTNCRYCCSEWGIGMEIDGNVKRDKVEKLVRELMDGENGKKMKKKAMEWKKLAEEAIMPGGSSYNNFNKLLSDVLLSKK, encoded by the exons atggctTCAATCAGAGCTTCTGATAAACCTCATGCTGTGTGCATCCCATACCCATCTCAAGGCCATGTAAACCCACTGCTGCAGATGGCAAAACTGCTTCACAGCAGAGGCTTTTTCATCACTTTTGTCAACACTGAGCACAACCACAAGCGTTTGCTCAGGTCTAAAGGCCCCAACTATCTTGATGGCTTCCCTGATTTTCGCTTTGAGACTATCCCAGATGGCCTCCCACCAAGCGATGCTGATATCACCCAACCCACCGCTTCTGTCTGTGAATCCACCTCCAAGAACAGCTTGGCGCCCTTTTGCAACCTCATCTCTAAACTCAATGATCCTTCCTCCTCTGCTGGCCCGCCTGTGACCTGTATTGTGTCTGATGGTGTCATGTCCTTCACTCTTGATGCTGCTGAGAAGTTTGGAGTGCCTGAAGTGCTGTTTTGGACGACAAGCGCATGTGGGTTTCTGGGGTATAGGCACTACAGAGACCTCCTTCAAAGAGGTCTTATACCACTCAAAG ATGAAAGCTGTCTGACCAATGGGTACTTAGATACCATTGTTGATTCCATTCCTGGAATGATGAAAACCATCCGTCTGAGGGATTTTCCAGCTTTCTTCAAAACTACAGACCCCAACGATATCATGCTCAACTTCTTGATCGCGGAGGCAGAGAGAGCTAATAAAGCTTCTGCTATCATTTTGAACACTTTCGATGCATTGGAAAAAGATGTTTTGGATGCCCTCAGAGCCACCCTTCCGCCAGTTTACACCATCGGCCCTCTTCAGCATTTGGTTCATCAGATTTCCGACGACAAGTTGAAATTTTTTGGCTCAAGTTTGTGGAAAGAACAACCGGAATGTCTCCAATGGCTCGATTCCAAAGAACCCAACTCAGTAGTGTACGTGAATTTTGGGAGCGTGATTGTGATGACACCCCAACAGCTCACAGAGTTAGCTTGGGGACTAGCTAATAGCAACAAGCCTTTTCTATGGATCATAAGGCCTGATCTGGTGCCAGGGGACTCAGCGCCTTTGCCACCCGAGTTTGTAACTGAAACAAGAGATAGAGGCCTGTTAGCAAGCTGGTGTCCGCAAGAACAAGTCCTGAAGCACCCGGCGGTAGGAGGGTTTGTAACACATAGCGGTTGGAACTCCACAAGCGAAGGCATATGTGGAGGAGTGCCGCTGATTTGCATGCCATTCAGGGCCGAGCAACCGACCAATTGTCGCTATTGTTGCAGTGAATGGGGCATAGGGATGGAGATTGATGGTAATGTGAAGAGAGACAAGGTGGAAAAGCTTGTGAGAGAGCTGATGGATGGAGAGAATGgtaagaagatgaagaagaaggccATGGAATGGAAGAAGTTGGCAGAAGAAGCCATTATGCCTGGTGGGTCTTCTTACAACAACTTCAACAAACTGTTGAGTGATGTGCTGTTGTCAAAGAAGTAG
- the LOC100854539 gene encoding protein CYSTEINE-RICH TRANSMEMBRANE MODULE 9 — MSNSYQHQPPVYPPPPAAAYPGGPHVAPPSADYPMKDGHGYPQNPASVESKAKGDGFWRGCCAGMCCCCLLDACF, encoded by the exons ATGAGTAACTCCTATCAACACCAACCTCCTG TGTATCCACCACCACCTGCCGCAGCATACCCGGGAGGACCTCATGTGGCTCCACCTTCAGCCGATTATCCCATGAAAGATGGTCATGGCTACCCTCAAAATCCTGCTTCAGTAGAATCAAAGGCCAAGGGTGATGGATTCTGGAGAGGATG TTGTGCTGGCATGTGTTGCTGCTGCCTTTTGGATGCTTGCTTCTGA